Genomic window (Neodiprion lecontei isolate iyNeoLeco1 chromosome 7, iyNeoLeco1.1, whole genome shotgun sequence):
TTTTATCACACAGCTAAATGTCAAGAAGGTAGTACTTAATTGTTCGAAGGAGtcttaataaatatttataagcACATATAAATATGGTTATCTGTCCAAATTGATTAACAACAGAAGGGATGAGGAAATAACAGTCACATGATTTATACGAAGATGAATCTTTCTTCGCATTACAGAAAGTACCGATGATTTACTCGTTTCCCGAGACGATAAAATTAACGAATGGGAGAAGCTGCAGAAAAATCTGATTCACTTATTTTGTCCCGATGACATAGATATTTCAACGGATGCAAATTTGTTCAAAACTTCGAGTAGTCGAAAGTTTCCAGATGGTCATGTACTAGTCAAGAAAAATAGTATGACAACTATGTCTTCCCAGGTCATCAACACACGagtaggaaataaaaaaattgtccagTACGAAGATTGCATGGAGCCGCTAGAGCTGCTGCTTAAGAAACTGAAGAAAGCTCATTCCAAATACAATTACGAAAAGGCGCTGAATAGACTGATTTCTTCAAACACAGTGGCTTCTAGTGGTGAGAAGACAATTGAGCACCACAATTCTGGAAATCAGCTACCACTTCCAGTCTTAAAGAAATActtcaataatattttcaaccacGTGATTCCACGAGAATTGTTTGGAAGTAACAAGAACAGAAATactgtgataaaaataatttgccaCTTGCTTGAAACACCTCAGTATCAGTCCATTAATTTGAGGTCATACATTTTAAAAATGAGGGTAAGGAAACTAAGCTAGACTAGATTACAtactcataaaaaaaaaataatgtgaattaatattgaaatgaattgcTAATTTTAAACATGTATTTTCTGTAAAGCAGTGAAACTTGCATTGAACTGACGATCTCATAACAGCATGATTTTTTGAAGGTATCTGAAATCCGTTGGCTGGACGGTGTCAAGAACAGTGATGTCCAATGGACAATATTgggaaaattattaaaatggTTTTTTAAAAACTACGTACTAGAAATATTCCGTActcaattatatataatggTGACAAacagtaaaaagaaaatttacttcAAACAAATCGATTGGCAGAAACTGACCGCTGAATTTCTTAAGAAAATGTCACGGGACAAAGTTATCGCCAGAGTCAATGGCATCACTACTAAGGTCTCCTGCAACGGTAGGTGGATTCTTTTTCCAAAGAAGAATGGAGTGAGGCCTATTATGTCTCGAGTTGGGTAagattttgtcaatttttcaattgcttATTGTGCAGACAAATTTGATATAAGATTACGCATCGTTAACAGGGGCAGCGAAGTAGGTGAAAATACAAAACTGGCTCTCTGCTTCCTGCAGCAGCTGCATATAACAAAGTATGGAGAAtcaggaaaacaaattttcattgaaaaatggcgaaaccTGGTAGATAAATTTAGGAATGAAAGGAACAAAACTGTGTACTTGGTGTGTTGTGATATCCAAAATGCTTACGGGGCGATTGATCAGAGTGAGTCTTTTTCTTCTATAAGTTGTTCAACgagtaaagtaaaaaatgtgaatCTCATTCTATTAGATTGCAGTTTCATTGACGTTACACTTTTATTAGATAAACTTCTGGAAATTGTGGAATCGCTTGCTCATTCAGCTGGTCCGCAACTGAGCctcaaatggtataaaatatcCAAAAATATCAATGCAGTAAAGTCAAACTGCTTTAGATCAAAGAAATGCTTCAAGTATCCGGAACTCGAACTACCGGTCCACTCGAAATCAATATTTGCCTGTGGATCTGATAAGGTGGTCAAAGTCAGAACAAAAGTGTTGCTttgtgag
Coding sequences:
- the LOC107218494 gene encoding telomerase reverse transcriptase isoform X1, whose amino-acid sequence is MLSEFREFVDFIQEITSDYPSKLVEFFRDIFIYVPDDKIPPKFEYMCPAATKPTALTVSLQKYFANQTEDFCELTYNEGWDQLEEHLGPDLLRFCLTECIFAKKTNAGAFMVSNLSNLCKKIPVNPPEKLSKRFYHTAKCQEESTDDLLVSRDDKINEWEKLQKNLIHLFCPDDIDISTDANLFKTSSSRKFPDGHVLVKKNSMTTMSSQVINTRVGNKKIVQYEDCMEPLELLLKKLKKAHSKYNYEKALNRLISSNTVASSGEKTIEHHNSGNQLPLPVLKKYFNNIFNHVIPRELFGSNKNRNTVIKIICHLLETPQYQSINLRSYILKMRVSEIRWLDGVKNSDVQWTILGKLLKWFFKNYVLEIFRTQLYIMVTNSKKKIYFKQIDWQKLTAEFLKKMSRDKVIARVNGITTKVSCNGRWILFPKKNGVRPIMSRVGGSEVGENTKLALCFLQQLHITKYGESGKQIFIEKWRNLVDKFRNERNKTVYLVCCDIQNAYGAIDQNKLLEIVESLAHSAGPQLSLKWYKISKNINAVKSNCFRSKKCFKYPELELPVHSKSIFACGSDKVVKVRTKVLLCEIKKNVLMQNILISNQRYLLQKGIAQGAILSTALCDLYYAHMVETNLSEFKDKGLLCRYVDDFLFATEDKALAERFLQYVHKGCPDYNCSFNAAKTRTNLPGHEHTMNDITYLGYNIHPKTLEVTSDFSKSPRYTTVLSKPRYQILQTFHKRLSNLASLKIDGMVLDLKINSEDTIIHNVNCMFKRQAERCLWLLSALFDDISSQLSEIFKIIRSTNLQIFRRIHRYFLTHGYNFESLVPRLLVIPWKSYRQVFGKKPSIHVHFRSLFLKSIKMNEHDRAN
- the LOC107218494 gene encoding telomerase reverse transcriptase isoform X2, with translation MVSNLSNLCKKIPVNPPEKLSKRFYHTAKCQEESTDDLLVSRDDKINEWEKLQKNLIHLFCPDDIDISTDANLFKTSSSRKFPDGHVLVKKNSMTTMSSQVINTRVGNKKIVQYEDCMEPLELLLKKLKKAHSKYNYEKALNRLISSNTVASSGEKTIEHHNSGNQLPLPVLKKYFNNIFNHVIPRELFGSNKNRNTVIKIICHLLETPQYQSINLRSYILKMRVSEIRWLDGVKNSDVQWTILGKLLKWFFKNYVLEIFRTQLYIMVTNSKKKIYFKQIDWQKLTAEFLKKMSRDKVIARVNGITTKVSCNGRWILFPKKNGVRPIMSRVGGSEVGENTKLALCFLQQLHITKYGESGKQIFIEKWRNLVDKFRNERNKTVYLVCCDIQNAYGAIDQNKLLEIVESLAHSAGPQLSLKWYKISKNINAVKSNCFRSKKCFKYPELELPVHSKSIFACGSDKVVKVRTKVLLCEIKKNVLMQNILISNQRYLLQKGIAQGAILSTALCDLYYAHMVETNLSEFKDKGLLCRYVDDFLFATEDKALAERFLQYVHKGCPDYNCSFNAAKTRTNLPGHEHTMNDITYLGYNIHPKTLEVTSDFSKSPRYTTVLSKPRYQILQTFHKRLSNLASLKIDGMVLDLKINSEDTIIHNVNCMFKRQAERCLWLLSALFDDISSQLSEIFKIIRSTNLQIFRRIHRYFLTHGYNFESLVPRLLVIPWKSYRQVFGKKPSIHVHFRSLFLKSIKMNEHDRAN